The proteins below are encoded in one region of Maribacter aestuarii:
- the egtB gene encoding ergothioneine biosynthesis protein EgtB yields the protein MILTDSLLDFFLETRKHTETICQPLEIEDYVVQPIVDVSPPKWHLGHTTWFFEEFILKVYDEDYKVYDEDFSFVFNSYYESVGKRVVRSDRGNLSRPSVKKVYEYRAHVTNAIKELISNVDNNEMDEVMEIGIHHEKQHQELLLTDIKYILGNNPLLPKYSNTFKENPVENHTCEWIAMDEGIYEIGHNSAEFCYDNELGRHKVFLHSYRIANKLVTNGEFIQFINDDGYKRFELWHAEGWDWVNQQHIAAPLYWHLIDGEWQHYTLSGLQKINFEAPLTHISYFEAFAFAQWKGMRLPTEFEWEAAQHFFKWGQRWEWTESAYLPYPNYQKADGALGEYNGKFMVNQKVLRGSSVATPIKHSRPTYRNFFPTYLRWQFTGLRLVQ from the coding sequence ATGATACTTACCGATTCGCTTTTGGATTTTTTCTTAGAAACCAGAAAGCATACCGAAACTATTTGCCAACCTTTAGAGATTGAGGATTATGTGGTACAACCAATCGTAGACGTGTCTCCTCCTAAATGGCATCTAGGACACACCACTTGGTTTTTTGAAGAATTCATTTTAAAAGTATACGATGAGGACTATAAGGTTTATGATGAAGATTTTTCATTTGTCTTTAATAGCTACTACGAAAGCGTAGGTAAAAGGGTAGTACGTTCGGACCGTGGCAACCTTTCCAGACCTTCCGTCAAAAAAGTCTATGAATATCGGGCCCATGTCACCAATGCCATTAAAGAATTGATTTCCAATGTTGACAATAATGAGATGGATGAAGTAATGGAAATCGGTATCCATCATGAAAAACAGCATCAGGAATTACTGCTTACGGACATTAAATATATTTTGGGAAATAATCCACTACTGCCGAAGTATTCGAATACATTCAAGGAAAACCCAGTCGAAAATCATACCTGCGAGTGGATAGCAATGGATGAAGGCATCTATGAGATTGGACACAATTCTGCGGAATTCTGCTATGACAATGAATTGGGCAGGCACAAGGTTTTTCTACATTCTTATCGGATAGCGAATAAACTAGTAACCAATGGAGAATTTATTCAATTTATAAATGATGATGGATATAAGCGGTTTGAGCTTTGGCACGCCGAGGGCTGGGATTGGGTAAACCAACAGCACATTGCCGCACCTTTATATTGGCACCTAATTGATGGTGAGTGGCAACACTACACGTTAAGCGGGCTGCAAAAAATAAACTTCGAAGCGCCTTTGACCCACATCTCCTATTTTGAAGCTTTTGCCTTTGCGCAATGGAAAGGTATGCGACTACCAACGGAATTTGAATGGGAGGCCGCTCAACATTTTTTCAAATGGGGACAACGTTGGGAATGGACAGAAAGCGCCTACCTACCCTATCCCAATTACCAAAAAGCAGATGGCGCACTGGGAGAATACAATGGGAAATTTATGGTGAATCAAAAAGTGCTCAGGGGAAGCTCGGTAGCCACACCCATTAAACATTCCAGGCCTACCTATCGCAATTTTTTCCCGACATACCTTAGGTGGCAATTTACCGGATTAAGGTTGGTTCAATAA